The DNA sequence ATCAACTTCTTCAAGAATTGCATTTTCCAATTCGGAAGCTTTAACTCCATCATTGCAGATTCCGTAGAAATAGTAAAGAGTCGGATCAAATGCTTCGGGATAATATGTGCCAACCTCAAGTGCAAGTTGTTTTTCTTCAACAAGAGAATTGTAAAGCCTTGATGACCTTCCCTGAGATAAAATGGAACTTAAAAGATCAAGAGCATAATAATCTTCGTTACCAGTTTGAGGAACGTGATATGTAATCATTAAATATGGAGAGGGAACTTCCCTTTTTACAAAAACTCTTCTTTCCCCTGTCTGCGGTGGTTCAACCGTGTGCACCTTCCTTGGTTTTGGACCTGAAGGAATTGGTTCCCAGTACTTTTCTGCGAGTTTCTTTATGTCATTCAATTTCACATCACCGGATATTACAACTAGGCAGTTATTCGGTGCGTAGTAGGTATGAAAATAATTTTCTAGGTCATTTTTTGTCCAGTTCTTTATATCCGATTCCCATCCGATAACCGGCCACATATACGGGTGTGCAACAAAAGCCGTTGCCTGAACTTCCTGCCACAGTTGTTCAAGGGGATTGTTCTCCAATCCGGTAGTTCTTTCTGATAGAATTACTCCGCGCTCACTTTCAATCATCACAGTATCAAAATTGAGGTTAGCAATTCTGTCCGCTTCAAGATCAAATATTACTTCAGTTGCTGAGCTCGGAAACCAGTTCGTATATGCTGTGATATTTTCAGAAGTGTAAGCGTTGTTTGCACCGCCGTTTGCTTCCATTGTTCTGTCGAATTGTTTCGGTCCGTATTTCTTTGCACCATTGAACATCATATGTTCAAAAAAGTGAGAGATGCCCGTAATGCCGATGTATTCATTTCTTGAACCAACTTTGTAGAAAAAATACATATTTGCATTTGGGATTGAACTGTTTTCGAGAACCAGAATTTTCATTCCGTTCTTCAGAGTGAAAGATTGAACATCATCTGCAGCAACTTGCGCGAACATAGAAGCTGCCGAGATGAATAAAGTTAAGATTAGTTTCATATCATACTTTCAATAATTTATTTTTTAGTACAACTAAAATACATATATCAGAATGTATCTGATAAATATTTGTTATAATCGGTCATATGATTATTTAATTTTATGTGAAAATTCTGGGAACATTAAAAAACATATTCTTTTACAAATTAACAGGTTTGAACTTTTTATTAATAGTTCTACTGTTTGCCTTATCGTATTACACACTTTTTGCAGTACCGATTCTGTTTGTGCTTATAAGCAACTTGTTCGATATTCTTGGTTATCACTTTACATTAATCCGCAGAACAACCACTATGCCTGAAAAGGAAATTATAAAAGCTTACCGAGTTAACCAGCTTATGTTCGATGCAATGCTGTATGTTGTGCTGGGTTTAGTTTTTGGATGGATACCGGCTTTTGCCGGTGTAATATTAAAAATTTTTGGTCTGCAAGATATTCTTTACTATATATTCTTACAGAAGTCATTACCGGAACAATGGCACTGGCTGAAGTGGACACCATTCGGTTTATTCAAAACAATACTTACCAGGAAAGAAGTTATTGCTCAGGCTATAATTGGAATAGTTATTTCCCTTGCGATACTTATTTTTTATAAATTGTTTTAAACAAACAAATAATCAGGAGTAATAATGACTGATAACAGAATAAAAGCAAAAGTGCAATTGGGGATCTTGAAACCGGCAGGGGAAATATTTGATGCAATTGTCAATCCTGACACGATGACTAAATATTTTATCTCCGAAAGCACAGGTAAAATGGAGAGCGGAAAGACTTTAACCTGGAAATGGACAGACTATGTTGGTGAGCATGAAATTAAAGTTGGAAAAATCGAACAAGACAAAGTTGTTTCATTTGAATGGAATGGAAGCGGATTGAATTGCGTAGTTGTTATCACACTTGAATCCAAAGGAGAAAATAAAACATTGGTTAAAATTACGGAATCTGATTGGCCTGCAGACTACAAAGGAGCTAATCAATGCATGGGTCAGGTTGAAGGTTGGACACATTTTCTCTTATGTATGAAAGCTTATCTTGAATATGGAATTGATTTAAGAGTAGGTGGTGTGCTTAAATAAAAAAAGCACTCTCCTTTTTTTAAGGATGAGTGCTAATGTGGAAAGAAAAATAATTTTTATTTCGCTGCTAAAAATGACTCGGCTTTATCCGGCGGTACGGGAAGCGGAACCTGATTTCTGATTGGTTTTATACTCATCAGGTAAGCATACATTGCCTTTAAATCTTCATCTGTCTTTAATCGGTATACTTCCCAGGGCATTGGTGGTAGAAGTCCTCTCCCAACTCCTTTTAGTTTGCCATCTCTCATGGTTTTTATGAACATTTCTTCTGTAACTGTACCAATGCCGGTTGCTTTATCAGGTGTCAGGTTTGCCGAGTACGAAACTCCCCAAGGACCAACCCAGGTTGTTAGGTTCATGTTGCTGGCAATCCAATCCATTTTGAGTGCTGATTTATCAAGCGATGGTACCACTTGATCTTGCGGATGACCAGAAAGCAATCTTGTTGTGTCAAGAATCATTCTGCCATCTTCAGTAAAAATTTTGGGAGTATGACAATCATCGCATGCACTTGTATGAACGAGATATTTCCCCAGTGCAATCATTTCCTCCTGAGTTTTAGGTTTAGCTTTCCCTTCTTCAGAACAACCAAGCTGTACAAAAAGAACAATAAAAAATATTGCGGAAATCGCCGCAATAAAATAGCCTCTGCGCATTGCGCCTCCTTAGTTAAATGTTGTTAAATAAATTTTGCCTGGCCGTTAGTTGTTCGGCAGAGATTAGTAATTTTGAGTGAACCGGATGATTGGATGATGAGAATATTGTTCACTCAAATGCTGTGCGAAACTATTCAATGCGTATCTCAAATCCAAATTATTCTTCGATAGGATCTGACTCAATAAAAATTTTGCATTTATGTTCAGTATTAGCACGTTTATCTATTATTTTTACACTTTTTCGATAATATAAATAATGATAACTTTTATTTATTAAACATTATTCTTAAAAAATAGTGGAGCTTGAATATGATTAAATCATTATTGAATTATAAACTTTTAATGTTGATAGTGTTTATAGTTTCAATTGCTTTCCTGGGATGCGAGAAAAAAACAGAGCAAACCGAGCAGCCGAAAAATGAGGTTCAAACTGATCAAACTGCACCCGATGCTGTGCCCGAAATAAAAGAACCTTTAGTTGAAGAAAAAATAACAATCCCTGATATTAAAGGAACGTGGACTGGAGTATTTGATAAACGGGCCACAACTCTTCGAATAACGGAACAAACTGACAGTAGCTTTTCCGGGAAAATAACTATAGAATACCGGGAAGTTATTAATCAGGATGTTAAAGGTTCATTCAGCCCTACAACATTAAAAATGACAATGACAGATCAGTTGCATAGCCGTTATCAGGGAAGTTATAGCGGTAAATTATCAAAAGAAATTAATACCTACTCAGGAACCTTCACAATGAAATTAGATGGTTCAAAATTTTCATTCAATCTGAATAAAAAATAAGGAGCTAAAAATGAAAAAATTAATTTATTTATTACTCATTCCGGTTGTTGCTTTGCTGGTAAGTTCGTGCTCGGATGATGATCCTATAACGCCAGCTGCAATGGAAGGTAATCTTTACATTACATCTAATCCTGCAGGTGCACAAATCTGGATAGATGGCGTTAACACCTCACAGACAACCCCTGATACAGTACTAGATATAGATGAAGGTGTTCACAATGTAACTTTAAGACTTACAGAGTATAAGGATACTACATTCAGTATCAGTATCACCGCAGATCAGACAAGCGTTGTTGGACCAATTGCGTTGACATCAGATATTAATACAACTTTGTACGGTCCGATTAGAATTTATGAAACTGCCGGAACAAGCGCCAGCGAACCAAGTGGTTTGGATCTTTCAAGTGGAATGGCATATGGTGTATCTTCTGCGAACAATGGACTTGTGGATATTTATTACTCCAGTACAGGTTTTCTTGTTCAAAGTGCTAATCTTTATCCGGGTTTGATTCGCGAAACTGATTTCTTGGTTGGAAATTCAGGAAATCTTTTTGATGGAGTTGATTCTCCGGAAAGAAGTACAGGAACCTGGACCACCGGTATTGGTGACAGAGAAGCAAATTATGTATTCCTTTATGATCACGATGGGAATTATTCCAAATTGAAGATTGTTAACTGGGGCGGTGGAGTTCCTGGTGAGCCTGCCTGGGTTGATGTTCAATGGTATTACAATAATACACAACTCGATGAACGATTTAAATAATCTATCTTCCATTTGATTTTAGAAACCCTCATTGCCTAACGATGAGGGTTTTTTATTTTCTAATTTTTAATTGAACTAACAATGCACCAGCTGCGGCAATCAGCATTCCTATTCCTTCCTGTAAAGAAATCGCTTCACCGAGAAATATCCATGCAAGTACAGCAATTTGTATGAGCATTGTCCCATTAATTATGCTTGATTCCATTGCTGACAAAGTTCTGAGCGTAAAATTCCAAATAGTGAATGCTAGTGCCGTGTTGATAATCGCAAGCCATAGAAGATATAGTATATTTTTTTACTGATGGCTGGTAAGCCTTGAACAAGAATACCGGCTACCAGAAGAATTATCGAACCAATTCCCATACTGATAACTGTAACCACAACCGGATTACTTTTCACCTCGCGGTTGATGCTTCTTCCAAGTACTGCTGATGCTGAGTTTGCTAACACTCCTATTGTCATAACAATAAGCCCTGCTGTTTGTTTATTATTCAGGTCGACTGGAAAAAAGTATATGAAGATTCCAAAAACAAAAAGTACTACTCCGGCCCATTGAATTGTTGTTGGATATTCATTGATTAAAAAAATCGCCATTAAAGCAACAATGAGTGGAGTAAAATTCAGCCAAAGGCTAACAGTAACTGATGGAAGAAGAGATAAACCAATGAACTGTGTCCCTTGTGTAAATGCATAAAACAGAAAGCCTAATAGAACAAGTTTCAGCCAGTCTTTCTTATCAAGATTCTTAATTACCACAGAATTCTTTTTAGTGAATGCAAATGGCAGAAGACAAATAAACGCGATAGTGTACCGCAATCCTGCAAAAGTTAATGGTGGAATTTCGGCTAGCCCGATTTTAATTATCACAAAAGATGT is a window from the bacterium genome containing:
- a CDS encoding insulinase family protein, producing the protein MKLILTLFISAASMFAQVAADDVQSFTLKNGMKILVLENSSIPNANMYFFYKVGSRNEYIGITGISHFFEHMMFNGAKKYGPKQFDRTMEANGGANNAYTSENITAYTNWFPSSATEVIFDLEADRIANLNFDTVMIESERGVILSERTTGLENNPLEQLWQEVQATAFVAHPYMWPVIGWESDIKNWTKNDLENYFHTYYAPNNCLVVISGDVKLNDIKKLAEKYWEPIPSGPKPRKVHTVEPPQTGERRVFVKREVPSPYLMITYHVPQTGNEDYYALDLLSSILSQGRSSRLYNSLVEEKQLALEVGTYYPEAFDPTLYYFYGICNDGVKASELENAILEEVDKIINEGISENELQKVKNQKLMDFYKTLETINGLSNTIGTYELFFGDYKKLFSAPDDYKKVTIHDIKRVAGKYFTKQNRTVGILNTEEEQ
- a CDS encoding SRPBCC domain-containing protein is translated as MTDNRIKAKVQLGILKPAGEIFDAIVNPDTMTKYFISESTGKMESGKTLTWKWTDYVGEHEIKVGKIEQDKVVSFEWNGSGLNCVVVITLESKGENKTLVKITESDWPADYKGANQCMGQVEGWTHFLLCMKAYLEYGIDLRVGGVLK
- a CDS encoding diheme cytochrome c-553; this encodes MRRGYFIAAISAIFFIVLFVQLGCSEEGKAKPKTQEEMIALGKYLVHTSACDDCHTPKIFTEDGRMILDTTRLLSGHPQDQVVPSLDKSALKMDWIASNMNLTTWVGPWGVSYSANLTPDKATGIGTVTEEMFIKTMRDGKLKGVGRGLLPPMPWEVYRLKTDEDLKAMYAYLMSIKPIRNQVPLPVPPDKAESFLAAK
- a CDS encoding PEGA domain-containing protein, which encodes MKKLIYLLLIPVVALLVSSCSDDDPITPAAMEGNLYITSNPAGAQIWIDGVNTSQTTPDTVLDIDEGVHNVTLRLTEYKDTTFSISITADQTSVVGPIALTSDINTTLYGPIRIYETAGTSASEPSGLDLSSGMAYGVSSANNGLVDIYYSSTGFLVQSANLYPGLIRETDFLVGNSGNLFDGVDSPERSTGTWTTGIGDREANYVFLYDHDGNYSKLKIVNWGGGVPGEPAWVDVQWYYNNTQLDERFK
- a CDS encoding EamA family transporter encodes the protein MLYLLWLAIINTALAFTIWNFTLRTLSAMESSIINGTMLIQIAVLAWIFLGEAISLQEGIGMLIAAAGALLVQLKIRK
- a CDS encoding DMT family transporter codes for the protein MSKHQSHLSTLLLALLVTFLWSTSFVIIKIGLAEIPPLTFAGLRYTIAFICLLPFAFTKKNSVVIKNLDKKDWLKLVLLGFLFYAFTQGTQFIGLSLLPSVTVSLWLNFTPLIVALMAIFLINEYPTTIQWAGVVLFVFGIFIYFFPVDLNNKQTAGLIVMTIGVLANSASAVLGRSINREVKSNPVVVTVISMGIGSIILLVAGILVQGLPAISKKIYYIFYGLRLSTRH